A stretch of Allostreptomyces psammosilenae DNA encodes these proteins:
- a CDS encoding MFS transporter, whose product MFARFPDARRAGPMTAHLRAALDAGPMNRFQWGAVAVCVVLNMLDGFDVLVMSFTGRSVSQEWGLRPTELGLLLSAGLVGMAAGALFVAPWADRIGRRPMILGALVVSGTGMLLSALSQSAVQLGALRALTGVGIGTIIAGSNVIAGEYASRRWRGLAVTLNSAGYAIGATLGGLIAVGLLDTHGWRSVFLLGGIATLAAVPLVAVGLPESLDFLVARRPPRALESINTLARRLGQPPLERLPEAPTPTAGVAAGFRELLSPRLRRPTLTLWAAFFLTMAGFYFVTSWTPTLLVEAGLSGSQGLTGGTLLNLGGIFGATAIGALAARYALRSVLMAYLAVTAVGLAAFVAATSSLAAAFVLGAVIGVTANGCVAGLYALTAVVYEPRIRATGVGTAIGIGRIGAILAPTVAGGLLDGGWTPQQLYLAVGVVYVATAALLPALRTGRPAAHPGAATTDGAREAPKAGETLTAPTARPESP is encoded by the coding sequence GTGTTCGCTCGCTTTCCCGACGCCCGCCGGGCCGGCCCGATGACCGCCCACCTGCGCGCCGCCCTCGACGCCGGGCCGATGAACCGCTTCCAGTGGGGGGCGGTCGCCGTCTGCGTCGTGCTCAACATGCTCGACGGCTTCGACGTCCTGGTGATGTCCTTCACCGGCCGGTCCGTCTCGCAGGAGTGGGGCCTGCGGCCCACCGAACTCGGCCTGCTGCTCAGCGCCGGCCTGGTCGGCATGGCCGCCGGGGCGCTGTTCGTCGCCCCGTGGGCGGACCGGATCGGCCGCCGGCCGATGATCCTCGGTGCCCTGGTGGTCTCCGGCACCGGCATGCTGCTGTCCGCGCTCAGCCAGTCCGCCGTGCAGCTCGGGGCGCTGCGGGCGCTGACCGGCGTCGGCATCGGCACGATCATCGCCGGCAGCAACGTGATCGCGGGGGAGTACGCCTCCCGGCGCTGGCGCGGACTGGCCGTCACCCTCAACTCCGCCGGATACGCGATCGGGGCGACGCTCGGCGGACTGATCGCCGTCGGCCTGCTCGACACCCACGGATGGCGCTCGGTGTTCCTGCTCGGCGGGATCGCCACCCTCGCCGCCGTGCCCCTGGTCGCCGTCGGCCTGCCGGAGTCGCTGGACTTCCTCGTCGCCCGCCGGCCGCCCCGCGCCCTGGAGTCGATCAACACGCTGGCGCGGCGCCTGGGGCAGCCACCGCTCGAGCGGCTGCCGGAGGCCCCCACCCCCACCGCGGGCGTCGCCGCCGGCTTCCGGGAACTGCTCTCCCCGCGCCTGCGCCGGCCCACCCTCACCCTGTGGGCCGCGTTCTTCCTCACCATGGCCGGCTTCTACTTCGTGACCAGCTGGACGCCGACGCTGCTGGTCGAGGCGGGCCTGTCCGGCTCCCAGGGCCTGACCGGCGGGACGCTGCTCAACCTCGGCGGCATCTTCGGCGCCACCGCCATCGGGGCGCTCGCCGCCCGCTACGCGCTGCGGTCCGTCCTCATGGCCTACCTCGCCGTCACCGCCGTCGGCCTCGCCGCCTTCGTCGCCGCCACCTCCTCGCTCGCCGCGGCCTTCGTCCTCGGGGCGGTCATCGGGGTCACCGCCAACGGCTGCGTGGCCGGCCTGTACGCCCTCACCGCCGTCGTCTACGAGCCCCGCATCCGCGCCACCGGGGTCGGCACCGCCATCGGCATCGGCCGGATCGGCGCCATCCTCGCGCCGACCGTCGCGGGCGGCCTGCTCGACGGGGGATGGACCCCGCAGCAGCTCTACCTGGCCGTCGGCGTGGTCTACGTCGCCACCGCGGCACTCCTGCCGGCCCTGCGCACCGGTCGGCCCGCCGCCCACCCCGGCGCGGCGACCACCGACGGCGCCCGCGAGGCCCCCAAGGCCGGCGAAACCCTCACAGCCCCCACGGCGAGGCCCGAGTCACCGTGA
- a CDS encoding S-(hydroxymethyl)mycothiol dehydrogenase, whose amino-acid sequence MPQHVLGVVARAEHQPVSLETITVPDPGPGEAVVRIQACGVCHTDLHYREGGISDDFPFLLGHEAAGVVESVGDAVTEVAPGDFVVLNWRAVCGRCRACRRGRPQYCFDTHNAGQRMTLADGTELTPALGIGAFAEKTLVAAGQCTPVDPAARPAAVGLLGCGVMAGLGAALNTGGVGRGDSVAVIGCGGVGSAAVAGARLAGAARIIAVDIDERKLAGAHRLGATHTVNARAEDPVQAIRDFTGGFGADVVIEAVGSPETYRQAFYARDLAGTVVLVGVPTPRMEITLPLLDVFGRGGALKSSWYGDCLPSRDFPVLTDLYRQGRLDLDAFVSETVALGDVEEAFDRMRRGDVLRSVVTL is encoded by the coding sequence ATGCCCCAGCACGTCCTCGGCGTCGTCGCACGCGCCGAGCACCAGCCCGTGAGCCTGGAGACGATCACCGTGCCGGACCCCGGCCCCGGCGAGGCCGTGGTGCGGATACAGGCCTGCGGGGTGTGCCACACCGACCTCCACTACCGCGAGGGCGGCATCAGCGACGACTTCCCCTTCCTGCTCGGCCACGAGGCCGCGGGCGTCGTCGAGTCCGTCGGCGACGCGGTCACCGAGGTCGCCCCCGGCGACTTCGTCGTCCTCAACTGGCGCGCCGTCTGCGGACGCTGCCGCGCCTGCCGGCGCGGACGCCCCCAGTACTGCTTCGACACCCACAACGCCGGGCAGCGGATGACGCTCGCCGACGGCACGGAACTCACCCCGGCCCTCGGCATCGGCGCGTTCGCCGAGAAGACCCTGGTCGCCGCCGGCCAGTGCACCCCGGTCGACCCGGCCGCCCGCCCCGCCGCCGTCGGGCTCCTCGGCTGCGGCGTCATGGCCGGCCTCGGCGCGGCGCTCAACACCGGAGGCGTCGGCCGCGGCGACTCCGTCGCCGTCATCGGCTGCGGCGGCGTGGGCAGCGCCGCGGTCGCCGGGGCACGCCTCGCCGGCGCGGCCCGGATCATCGCCGTCGACATCGACGAACGCAAACTCGCCGGCGCGCACCGACTCGGCGCCACCCACACGGTCAACGCCCGGGCCGAGGACCCGGTCCAGGCGATCCGCGACTTCACCGGGGGCTTCGGTGCCGACGTCGTCATCGAGGCGGTCGGCAGCCCCGAGACCTACCGCCAGGCGTTCTACGCCCGCGACCTGGCCGGCACCGTCGTCCTGGTCGGGGTACCGACCCCGCGGATGGAGATCACCCTGCCGCTGCTGGACGTCTTCGGCCGCGGCGGAGCCCTGAAGTCCTCCTGGTACGGCGACTGCCTGCCCTCCCGGGACTTCCCCGTGCTCACCGACCTGTACCGGCAGGGCCGCCTCGACCTCGACGCCTTCGTCTCCGAGACCGTCGCCCTCGGCGACGTGGAGGAGGCGTTCGACCGGATGCGCCGGGGTGACGTGCTGCGCTCGGTGGTGACCCTGTGA
- a CDS encoding MBL fold metallo-hydrolase produces the protein MTAAGIERVVTAGTFSLDGGTWEVENNVWILGDDTEAVVVDPAHDADAVVTALGRRRLTAIVCTHAHDDHVGAAPALADRTGAPVLLHPDDLDLWRLTHPDRAPDRFLTDGQTLTVAGTPLTVLHTPGHTPGAVSLHLPDLGAVLTGDTLFAGGPGATGRSYSDFPTIIRSIRDRLLTLPPRTAVHTGHGDSTTIGAEAPHLAEWIARGH, from the coding sequence GTGACCGCCGCCGGGATCGAGCGGGTGGTCACCGCCGGGACCTTCAGCCTGGACGGCGGCACCTGGGAGGTCGAGAACAACGTGTGGATCCTCGGGGACGACACCGAGGCCGTCGTCGTCGACCCCGCCCACGACGCCGACGCGGTCGTCACCGCCCTCGGCCGGCGCCGGCTGACCGCCATCGTCTGCACCCACGCCCACGACGACCACGTGGGCGCCGCCCCCGCCCTCGCCGACCGGACCGGAGCGCCCGTCCTGCTCCACCCCGACGACCTCGACCTGTGGCGGCTCACCCACCCCGACCGCGCCCCGGACCGGTTCCTCACCGACGGCCAGACCCTCACCGTCGCGGGGACCCCGCTCACCGTGCTGCACACCCCGGGGCACACCCCGGGCGCGGTGAGCCTCCACCTGCCCGACCTCGGCGCCGTCCTCACCGGCGACACCCTCTTCGCCGGCGGCCCCGGCGCCACCGGGCGCTCCTACAGCGACTTCCCCACCATCATCCGCTCCATCCGGGACCGGCTGCTGACCCTGCCGCCGCGGACCGCCGTCCACACCGGCCACGGCGACTCCACCACCATCGGGGCGGAGGCCCCCCACCTGGCCGAGTGGATCGCCCGCGGCCACTGA
- a CDS encoding RNA polymerase sigma-70 factor, whose protein sequence is MSDRTSDPATETFVAHRNLLFTVAYEMLGSAADAEDVLQETWLRWVEVDLEQVQDQRAYLVRITTRQALNRLRAMTRRKEAYVGPWLPEPLLTAPDVAQDVELAESVSMALMLVLETLAPTERAVFVLHEVFDVGYDEIAEAVGKSPAAVRQIAHRARRHVDARRPRQTASPSRTRAALASFQRALETGDLQGLLDVLAPEVVLMSDGGGVKHAALRPVTGADKVVRMFGGGIGRLDAVLTTEPTVVNGSPALLVRLDGELDGIMAVRVEDGRITGLYYVRNPEKLTHVQSEIPLTLR, encoded by the coding sequence ATGAGCGACCGGACCAGTGACCCGGCGACGGAGACGTTCGTCGCCCACCGCAACCTGCTCTTCACCGTCGCCTACGAGATGCTCGGATCGGCGGCCGACGCCGAGGACGTCCTCCAGGAGACCTGGCTGCGGTGGGTCGAGGTCGATCTGGAGCAGGTGCAGGACCAGCGCGCCTACCTGGTGCGGATCACGACCCGGCAGGCGCTCAACCGGCTGCGGGCGATGACGCGCCGCAAGGAGGCGTACGTCGGGCCCTGGCTGCCGGAGCCGCTGCTCACCGCGCCGGACGTGGCCCAGGACGTCGAGCTGGCCGAGAGCGTGTCAATGGCGCTGATGCTCGTCCTGGAGACGCTGGCGCCGACCGAGCGCGCCGTCTTCGTGCTGCACGAGGTCTTCGACGTCGGATACGACGAGATCGCCGAGGCCGTCGGCAAGAGCCCCGCGGCCGTCCGCCAGATCGCGCACCGCGCCCGCCGGCACGTCGACGCCCGCCGCCCCCGCCAGACGGCCTCCCCGAGCAGGACCCGGGCGGCCCTGGCGTCGTTCCAGCGCGCGCTGGAGACCGGGGACCTCCAGGGCCTGCTGGACGTGCTCGCCCCCGAGGTGGTCCTGATGAGCGACGGCGGCGGGGTCAAGCACGCCGCGCTGCGGCCGGTCACCGGGGCCGACAAGGTGGTGCGCATGTTCGGCGGCGGCATCGGCAGGCTCGACGCCGTGCTCACCACCGAGCCCACCGTGGTCAACGGCAGCCCGGCGCTCCTCGTCCGCCTGGACGGCGAGCTCGACGGCATCATGGCGGTCCGGGTCGAGGACGGCCGCATCACCGGCCTCTACTACGTCCGCAACCCGGAGAAGCTGACCCACGTGCAGTCCGAGATCCCGCTCACCCTGCGCTGA
- a CDS encoding NAD(P)/FAD-dependent oxidoreductase, which produces MSQNTEVVVVGGGYAGVMAANRLTARDGVTVTLVNPRPDFVHRVRLHQLVGGSDDAVVEYREVLAGGVRLVVDTVTRIDAAGRGLELASGGTVGYDYLVYAVGSGSADPRVPGAAEFAYPIATLEEAERLRSGLDDVPATAPVTVVGAGPTGIETAAELAEAGRAVTLVCGGVLGPYLHTRGRRSVARRLAQLGVTVVDGSGTKVTAMTRDAVRLADGRELPSAVTVWTAGFGVPDLAARSGLTTDAVGRLLTDETLTSVDDPRIVAAGDSAAPSDLPLRMSCQAAMPLGARAADTVLSRIDGERPSPLNQVFAGQCISLGRRAGIFQFAHRHDVALWFHIDGRPGAKLKEFVCQGIVKHLAEEAHKPGTYRLHRVSGGGKRQELLRAGRGEAPATAERAAA; this is translated from the coding sequence ATGAGCCAGAACACCGAGGTGGTCGTGGTCGGCGGCGGGTACGCCGGCGTGATGGCCGCCAACCGCCTGACCGCTCGCGACGGCGTGACCGTGACGCTGGTCAACCCGCGCCCGGACTTCGTCCACCGCGTCCGCCTGCACCAGCTGGTGGGCGGATCGGACGACGCCGTCGTCGAGTACCGGGAGGTCCTGGCCGGGGGCGTCCGGCTGGTGGTCGACACGGTGACCCGGATCGACGCGGCCGGGCGCGGCCTGGAGCTGGCGTCGGGCGGAACGGTGGGCTACGACTACCTGGTCTACGCGGTGGGCAGCGGCAGCGCCGACCCGCGGGTGCCCGGAGCGGCCGAGTTCGCCTACCCGATCGCCACCCTGGAGGAGGCCGAGCGGCTGCGGTCGGGCCTCGACGACGTGCCCGCGACGGCCCCGGTGACGGTCGTCGGAGCCGGCCCGACCGGCATCGAGACCGCCGCCGAACTGGCGGAGGCGGGCCGCGCCGTGACCCTGGTCTGCGGCGGCGTCCTCGGACCGTACCTGCACACCCGGGGCCGGCGCTCGGTCGCGCGGCGGCTGGCGCAGCTCGGCGTGACCGTCGTCGACGGCTCCGGAACGAAGGTGACGGCGATGACCCGCGACGCCGTGCGGCTCGCCGACGGCCGCGAGCTGCCGAGCGCGGTGACCGTCTGGACCGCCGGCTTCGGCGTGCCGGACCTGGCCGCGCGCAGCGGCCTGACCACCGACGCCGTCGGCCGCCTGCTCACCGACGAGACGCTGACCAGCGTGGACGACCCGCGCATCGTCGCGGCCGGCGACTCGGCCGCCCCGTCCGACCTGCCGCTGCGGATGAGCTGCCAGGCCGCGATGCCGCTGGGCGCGCGGGCCGCCGACACGGTGCTCAGCCGGATCGACGGCGAACGGCCCTCGCCCCTCAACCAGGTGTTCGCGGGCCAGTGCATCAGCCTGGGGCGGCGCGCCGGCATCTTCCAGTTCGCCCACCGGCACGACGTCGCGCTGTGGTTCCACATCGACGGCCGCCCCGGTGCGAAGCTCAAGGAGTTCGTGTGCCAGGGCATCGTCAAGCACCTGGCCGAGGAGGCGCACAAGCCCGGCACGTACCGCCTGCACCGCGTCTCGGGAGGCGGCAAGCGCCAGGAACTGCTGCGGGCCGGGCGCGGCGAAGCGCCGGCCACCGCGGAACGTGCCGCGGCGTAG
- the gyrB gene encoding DNA topoisomerase (ATP-hydrolyzing) subunit B codes for MTTFDTRVATGSPESQQPGQVEAASYDASAITVLDGLDAVRKRPGMYIGTTGERGLHHLVQELVDNSVDEALAGVADRIDVTILADGGVRVVDNGRGIPVGTHPVEKRPAVEVVLTVLHAGGKFGGGGYAVSGGLHGVGLSVVNALSTRLSAEIWTDGHRWTQDYRGGAPTAPLARHEATSRTGTSLTFWADGDIFETTEYSFETLARRFQEMAFLNRGLTLTLTDERPSARATAAADAPASAPAAKSVSYRYDGGITDFVAHLNARKGEPVHPSVITIAAEDPERLLSAEVALQWNGQYTDSVYSYANAIHTHEGGTHEEGFRTALTTVVNRYARERKLLREKDANLSGEDVREGLTAIISVKLGEPQFEGQTKTKLGNTEARAFVQKIVHEHLTDWFDRNPNEAADIVRKAIQAATARVAARRARELTRRKSLLETAALPGKLSDCQSNDPAVSEIFIVEGDSAGGSAKSGRNPRYQAILPIRGKILNVEKARIDRILHNQEIQAIISAFGTGVHEDFDIARLRYHKIILMADADVDGQHINTLLLTFLFRFMRPLVEEGHVYLSRPPLYKIKWSREHVEYAYSDRERDVLLERGRRDGRRVRDDSIQRFKGLGEMNAEELRVTTMDPDHRVLGRVTLDDAAVADDLFSVLMGEDVEARRHFIQRNAKDVRFLDI; via the coding sequence GTGACCACTTTCGACACTCGCGTCGCCACCGGTTCCCCCGAATCCCAGCAGCCCGGCCAGGTGGAGGCGGCGTCGTACGACGCCAGCGCGATCACGGTGCTGGACGGGCTGGACGCCGTGCGCAAGCGGCCCGGGATGTACATCGGCACCACGGGAGAGCGAGGACTGCACCACCTGGTGCAGGAGCTCGTGGACAACTCCGTGGACGAGGCGCTCGCGGGGGTGGCCGACCGGATCGACGTGACGATCCTGGCCGACGGTGGCGTGCGGGTGGTCGACAACGGCCGCGGCATTCCGGTGGGGACGCACCCGGTGGAGAAGCGGCCGGCCGTCGAGGTGGTGCTGACCGTGCTGCACGCGGGCGGGAAGTTCGGGGGCGGCGGGTACGCGGTCTCCGGCGGCCTGCACGGGGTGGGCCTGTCGGTGGTCAACGCCCTGTCGACCCGGCTGTCGGCGGAGATCTGGACCGACGGCCACCGCTGGACGCAGGACTACCGGGGCGGCGCCCCCACCGCCCCGCTGGCCCGCCACGAGGCCACCTCACGGACCGGCACCTCGCTGACGTTCTGGGCGGACGGCGACATCTTCGAGACCACCGAGTACTCCTTCGAGACGCTGGCCAGGCGCTTCCAGGAGATGGCCTTCCTCAACCGCGGGCTCACCCTGACCCTCACCGACGAACGGCCCTCCGCGCGCGCGACGGCCGCGGCCGACGCACCCGCCTCCGCCCCGGCGGCGAAGAGCGTCTCCTACCGCTACGACGGCGGCATCACCGACTTCGTCGCCCACCTCAACGCCCGCAAGGGCGAGCCGGTGCACCCCTCGGTCATCACCATCGCCGCCGAGGACCCGGAACGGCTGCTGTCGGCCGAGGTCGCCCTGCAGTGGAACGGCCAGTACACCGACAGCGTGTACTCCTACGCCAACGCGATCCACACCCATGAGGGCGGCACCCACGAGGAGGGCTTCCGCACGGCGCTGACCACCGTGGTCAACCGCTACGCGCGGGAGAGGAAGCTGCTGCGGGAGAAGGACGCGAACCTCTCCGGCGAGGACGTCCGCGAGGGCCTGACCGCGATCATCTCGGTCAAGCTCGGCGAGCCGCAGTTCGAGGGGCAGACCAAGACCAAACTCGGCAACACCGAGGCGCGCGCCTTCGTGCAGAAGATCGTCCACGAGCACCTGACCGACTGGTTCGACCGCAACCCGAACGAGGCCGCGGACATCGTGCGCAAGGCCATCCAGGCGGCCACCGCCCGGGTCGCGGCCCGCCGGGCGCGCGAGCTGACCCGCCGCAAGAGCCTGCTGGAGACGGCGGCGCTGCCGGGCAAGCTGTCCGACTGCCAGTCGAACGACCCGGCGGTGTCGGAGATCTTCATCGTCGAGGGGGACTCCGCCGGCGGCTCGGCCAAATCCGGGCGCAACCCGCGCTACCAGGCGATCCTCCCGATCCGCGGCAAGATCCTCAACGTCGAGAAGGCGCGGATCGACAGGATCCTGCACAACCAGGAGATCCAGGCGATCATCTCCGCGTTCGGCACGGGCGTGCACGAGGACTTCGACATCGCCAGGCTCCGCTACCACAAGATCATCCTGATGGCGGACGCCGACGTCGACGGCCAGCACATCAACACCCTGCTGCTGACCTTCCTGTTCCGCTTCATGCGCCCGCTCGTCGAGGAGGGCCATGTCTACCTCTCCCGCCCCCCGCTGTACAAGATCAAGTGGAGCCGGGAGCACGTCGAGTACGCCTACTCGGACCGCGAACGCGACGTGCTCCTGGAACGGGGCCGGCGGGACGGCCGCCGGGTCCGGGACGACTCCATCCAGCGCTTCAAGGGCCTGGGCGAGATGAACGCCGAGGAGCTGCGCGTCACCACCATGGACCCCGACCACCGGGTGCTGGGCCGGGTCACCCTCGACGACGCGGCCGTCGCCGACGACCTCTTCTCCGTCCTGATGGGCGAGGACGTCGAGGCCCGCCGCCACTTCATCCAGCGCAACGCCAAGGACGTCCGCTTCCTCGACATCTGA
- a CDS encoding hemolysin family protein translates to MTEVLLLLLAIALMVLCGVFVAAEFSLTTVERAELERAAAAGERGAAGALAAVRRLTFQLSGAQLGITLTSLIIGMLAEPSIASLLNGPLEAAGLPSATASAVAVLLGVVLSTVALMVIGELVPKNWAISRPLAVAKAVAGPQRAFSAVAGPLIGGLNTTANWFVRRIGLEPTEELNSVRTPQELGALARHSAKAGTLEPGTAELFVRTLRLSERTASSVMVPRIRVHTLREGDTAAELVALAARTGHSRFPVHPGDLDDVSGVVHLKDALALPEEERDVRTVGSLASEPVRVPETVPLDELLEQLRWRQTIAVVVDEYGGTAGVVTLEDVIEEIVGEVRDEHDTDEQPGVVALPDPDGTGPRWQVTGVHQADDLYEAIGLRLPEGPYETVAGYLADRLERIPVVGDTVDLAGWTLTVRSVDHHHAASVLVVRTGDQDATAAPEDEGADR, encoded by the coding sequence GTGACCGAGGTCCTGTTGTTGCTGCTGGCCATCGCGCTGATGGTCCTGTGCGGTGTCTTCGTGGCGGCCGAGTTCTCGCTGACCACGGTGGAACGGGCGGAGCTGGAGCGCGCCGCCGCGGCCGGCGAGCGCGGAGCCGCGGGGGCGCTGGCGGCGGTACGCCGGCTGACCTTCCAGCTCTCCGGCGCCCAGCTGGGCATCACCCTGACGTCGCTGATCATCGGGATGCTCGCCGAACCGTCCATCGCCAGCCTGCTGAACGGCCCGCTGGAGGCGGCCGGCCTGCCGTCGGCCACGGCGTCCGCCGTCGCGGTGCTGCTGGGCGTGGTGCTCTCCACCGTGGCGCTGATGGTGATCGGCGAGCTGGTGCCGAAGAACTGGGCGATCTCCCGTCCCCTGGCGGTGGCCAAGGCGGTGGCCGGACCGCAGCGGGCCTTCTCCGCCGTCGCCGGCCCGCTGATCGGCGGGCTCAACACGACCGCCAACTGGTTCGTGCGGCGGATCGGTCTGGAGCCGACCGAGGAGCTGAACTCCGTGCGCACCCCGCAGGAACTGGGTGCGCTGGCGCGGCACTCGGCCAAGGCCGGCACCCTGGAGCCGGGCACCGCCGAGCTGTTCGTGCGCACCCTGCGGCTCAGCGAGCGGACCGCGAGCAGCGTCATGGTGCCGCGGATACGGGTGCACACCCTCCGCGAGGGCGACACCGCCGCGGAGCTCGTCGCGCTGGCCGCGCGCACCGGGCACTCGCGGTTCCCCGTGCACCCCGGGGACCTCGACGACGTCAGCGGCGTCGTCCACCTGAAGGACGCCCTCGCCCTCCCCGAGGAGGAGCGGGACGTCCGCACCGTCGGCAGCCTGGCCAGCGAGCCGGTCCGGGTCCCGGAGACGGTGCCGCTGGACGAGCTGCTGGAGCAGCTGCGCTGGCGGCAGACCATCGCGGTGGTGGTCGACGAGTACGGCGGCACCGCGGGCGTGGTGACCCTGGAGGACGTCATCGAGGAGATCGTCGGCGAGGTGCGCGACGAACACGACACCGACGAGCAGCCCGGCGTGGTGGCCCTGCCGGACCCGGACGGGACCGGGCCGCGCTGGCAGGTGACCGGCGTCCACCAGGCGGACGACCTGTACGAGGCGATCGGCCTGCGGCTGCCCGAGGGCCCCTACGAGACCGTCGCCGGATACCTGGCCGACCGGCTCGAACGCATCCCGGTCGTCGGAGACACCGTCGACCTCGCGGGCTGGACCCTGACCGTGCGGTCGGTGGACCACCACCACGCCGCGAGCGTCCTGGTCGTCCGCACCGGCGACCAGGACGCCACCGCCGCGCCGGAGGACGAGGGAGCGGACCGTTGA
- a CDS encoding hemolysin family protein has translation MIAFQLLLGALTLVTNAFFVGAEFALISVRRSQIEPRAQAGDRRAQRVVHALENVSAMMATAQLGITVSSLVLGAVAEPAIAHLLEPGFEAAGIPHALVHPIAFVIALALATYLHMLIGEMIPKNIALAAPERTALLLGPALVTLTRLLRPLIHTINTFANLLLRLIGVQAKDEVASVFTAEEMTRMVEETRTAGLLDPHEQERLADALELGSRPVTDVLLTTQHTVTVTPEVTPRQLQRLTGSTGFSRFPVVTGDGRIQGYLHVKDALTAPEQDAPVPRAAWRPILSIPADATLDDAMETMRRDAAHIAAVVGPGGRTAGLVTMEDVLEELVGEINDPSHRRALQATRRQG, from the coding sequence TTGATCGCCTTCCAGCTGCTCCTCGGCGCGCTCACCCTGGTGACCAACGCCTTCTTCGTCGGCGCCGAGTTCGCCCTGATCTCCGTGCGCCGCAGCCAGATCGAACCACGCGCCCAGGCCGGCGACCGCCGGGCCCAGCGGGTCGTCCACGCGCTGGAGAACGTCTCCGCGATGATGGCCACCGCGCAGCTGGGCATCACCGTCTCCTCGCTGGTGCTGGGCGCGGTGGCCGAGCCGGCCATCGCCCACCTGCTGGAACCCGGCTTCGAGGCGGCCGGCATCCCCCACGCCCTGGTGCACCCCATCGCCTTCGTGATCGCCCTCGCCCTCGCCACCTACCTGCACATGCTCATCGGCGAGATGATCCCGAAGAACATCGCGCTGGCCGCGCCGGAACGCACCGCCCTCCTGCTCGGCCCGGCCCTGGTCACCCTCACCCGCCTGCTGCGCCCGCTGATCCACACCATCAACACCTTCGCCAACCTCCTGCTGCGCCTGATCGGCGTGCAGGCCAAGGACGAGGTGGCCTCGGTGTTCACGGCGGAGGAGATGACCCGCATGGTCGAGGAGACCCGCACCGCCGGGCTGCTCGACCCCCACGAGCAGGAGCGGCTCGCCGACGCCCTGGAACTCGGCAGCCGTCCGGTCACGGACGTCCTGCTGACCACCCAGCACACGGTCACCGTCACGCCCGAGGTCACGCCGCGCCAGCTCCAGCGGCTGACCGGCTCCACCGGCTTCTCCCGGTTCCCCGTGGTGACCGGGGACGGCCGCATCCAGGGCTACCTGCACGTCAAGGACGCCCTGACCGCGCCGGAGCAGGACGCCCCGGTCCCGCGCGCGGCCTGGCGTCCGATCCTGTCGATCCCCGCGGACGCCACCCTGGACGACGCCATGGAGACCATGCGCCGCGACGCCGCCCACATCGCCGCCGTGGTCGGCCCCGGCGGGCGCACCGCGGGACTGGTGACCATGGAGGACGTCCTGGAGGAACTCGTCGGCGAGATCAACGACCCCTCCCACCGCCGCGCCCTCCAGGCGACCCGGCGACAGGGGTGA
- a CDS encoding BlaI/MecI/CopY family transcriptional regulator — MGEGGRNPGDRGSARRRGQGELEAQVLGALRQAPGPVSAAWVRERVGGELAYTTVVTILTRLHLKGAVARERAGRSFAWTPIADEAGLAALRMRRVLDAEADRQAVLASFVTALSADDERLLRDLLAQADGDGDQ, encoded by the coding sequence GTGGGAGAGGGTGGGCGGAACCCGGGGGATCGCGGCTCGGCGCGGAGGCGTGGCCAGGGGGAGTTGGAGGCCCAGGTGCTCGGTGCCCTGCGGCAGGCGCCGGGGCCGGTGAGCGCGGCCTGGGTGAGGGAACGGGTGGGGGGAGAGCTCGCGTACACCACGGTCGTGACGATCCTGACCCGCCTGCACCTGAAGGGGGCGGTGGCCCGGGAACGCGCGGGGCGGTCGTTCGCGTGGACGCCGATCGCCGACGAGGCCGGGCTCGCCGCCCTGCGGATGCGCCGCGTGCTGGACGCCGAAGCGGATCGCCAGGCGGTTCTCGCCAGCTTCGTCACCGCCCTGTCAGCCGACGACGAGCGGCTCCTGCGCGACCTGCTGGCCCAGGCGGACGGCGACGGGGACCAGTGA